In Trifolium pratense cultivar HEN17-A07 linkage group LG7, ARS_RC_1.1, whole genome shotgun sequence, a genomic segment contains:
- the LOC123895741 gene encoding P34 probable thiol protease-like, translated as MNAKMICRRNKLTGRRVVYIDDYKRIDVESKNPDKILNDMLKAVKRQPILVKLCIPAEDVKNFKGYKGRDGVYKGFSTKVISDKKPATHGMLIVGYGQSSDGVPYWILKNSWGTDWGIDGYMYFLRSSGKGLYGINTYALYPTI; from the coding sequence CTAACAGGAAGACGTGTCGTTTATATTGACGATTATAAGCGTATTGATGTTGAGTCAAAAAATCCTGACAAGATACTCAATGATATGCTCAAGGCGGTTAAACGCCAACCTATATTGGTAAAACTATGTATCCCTGCGGAGGATGTGAAAAATTTCAAAGGATACAAAGGGAGAGATGGTGTTTATAAGGGGTTTTCTACGAAGGTGATCAGCGATAAAAAGCCAGCAACTCATGGAATGCTGATAGTAGGGTATGGTCAATCTTCTGATGGAGTGCCTTATTGGATTCTCAAAAACTCGTGGGGAACAGATTGGGGAATTGATGGTTATATGTACTTTCTAAGAAGTTCCGGCAAAGGATTGTACGGAATCAACACTTATGCTCTCTATCCCACTATCTAG
- the LOC123897350 gene encoding uncharacterized protein LOC123897350, with translation MKNPRYRHSQPPQQPPQGSDVLAASPPPSLLLKGIKSLKETVMGVALSLWCILDGWANLILLYFDFQIWCKEYGKTYPSLKEKLYRFSVFKERFERNASMPNGFGDRTADELEHLLPLGSYDDYASEEEFFKSLHKRVGNTYRVYEENNKVFVDCSGPNTFRGSDIEEEKLFERLRRNPGSTYRVFKEDDDIFCVHCF, from the exons ATGAAAAACCCTCGCTATCGGCATTCTCAGCCGCCGCAACAACCACCACAAGGTTCCGATGTCTTGGCTGCTTCGCCTCCACCGTCTCTTCTTCTTAAAG GAATAAAGAGTTTGAAAGAAACGGTGATGGGCGTTGCTTTGTCTCTCTGGTGTATTCTGGATGGTTGGGCTAACCTTATCCTTCTCTATTTCGACTTCCAAATCTGGTGCAAGGAATATGGCAAAACATACCCTTCGCTAAAAGAGAAACTCTACAGATTCAGTGTCTTCAAGGAAAGATTTGAACGGAATGCCTCAATGCCCAACGGTTTCGGTGATCGAACAGCAGATGAATTGGAGCACCTTTTACCTCTTGGCAGTTATGACGATTATGCCAGCGAAGAAGAATTCTTTAAAAGCTTGCACAAGAGAGTTGGCAATACATATAGAGTATATGAAGAGAATAATAAGGTTTTCGTTGATTGCTCCGGCCCCAACACCTTCCGTGGTTCTgacattgaagaagaaaaattatttgaaagGTTGCGCAGGAATCCTGGCTCTACATACCGGGTGTTTAAAGAGGATGATGACATCTTTTGTGTTCACTGCTTTTGA
- the LOC123897353 gene encoding transmembrane 9 superfamily member 9-like has protein sequence MAFLRSLVFSTLLLCLFHTAYCFYLPGVAPQDFYKGDILQVKVNKLTSTKTQLPYSYYSLPYVAPKKIQDSAENLGEVLRGDRIENSLYVFKMREPQMCNIVGKIKLDAKNAKEFKEKINDEYRVNMILDNLPLVVPIKRNDQDSTVYQLGFHVGLKGQYTGSKEEKHFIHNHLAFTVKYHRDVQTESARIVGFEVKPFSVKHEYDGKWDEKKTRLTTCDPHAKHTVVNNNSPQEVEENKEIIFTYDVDFQESDVKWASRWDAYLLMNDDQIHWFSIVNSLMIVLFLSGMVAMIMLRTLYRDIAKYNELETQEEAQEETGWKLVHGDVFRPPNNSDLLCVYVGTGVQFFGMILVTMIFAILGFLSPSNRGGLMTAMLLVWVFMGIFAGYSSTRLYKMFKGSEWKKIALRTATLFPAIVSVIFFILNTLIWGQKSSGAVPFGTMFALVFLWFGISVPLVFVGSYIGFKKPAIENPVKTNKIPRQVPEQAWYMNPAFSVLIGGILPFGAVFIELFFILTSIWLNQFYYIFGFLFLVFIILVVTCAEITIVLCYFQLCSEDYLWWWRSYLTSGSSALYLFLYATFYFFTKLEITKLVSAIFYFGYMLIASYAFFVVTGTIGFYACFWFTRLIYSSVKID, from the exons ATGGCGTTTTTGAGATCTCTCGTTTTCTCTACACTTCTTCTCTGTCTCTTTCACACCGCTTACTGCTTCTACCTTCCCGGCGTCGCTCCACAGGATTTCTACAAG GGAGATATATTGCAAGTGAAAGTAAACAAATTGACATCAACAAAGACCCAGCTTCCATACTCATATTATTCACTTCCTTATGTTGCCCCCAAAAAAATACAGGATAGTGCAGAAAATCTTGGGGAAGTTCTTCGTGGTGATCGCATTGAAAATTCACTATATGTG TTCAAAATGCGCGAGCCACAAATGTGTAATATTGTGGGTAAAATTAAACTTGATGCAAAAAATGCCAAGGAGTTCAAAGAGAAGATCAATGATGAATATCGGGTGAACAT GATCCTAGATAACCTTCCTCTAGTTGTTCCCATAAAACGGAATGATCAGGATTCTACTGTTTACCAGCTTGGTTTCCATGTCGGTCTCAAAGGGCAGTATACCGGG AGCAAGGAGGAAAAGCATTTTATCCACAATCATTTGGCATTTACTGTCAAGTATCACAGAGACGTGCAAACTGAATCTGCTAGAATTGTGGGCTTTGAGGTGAAGCCGTTCAG TGTTAAACACGAGTATGACGGTAAATGGGATGAGAAGAAGACTCGTTTGACAACCTGTGACCCTCATGCTAAGCACACAGTTGTGAACAACAACTCCCCTCAAGAAGTTGAAGAGAACAAGGAAATTATCTTCACATATGATGTAGACTTCCAG GAGAGTGATGTGAAATGGGCTTCAAGATGGGATGCCTATTTGCTAATGAATGATGACCAAATTCACTGGTTCTCTATTGTTAACTCATTAATGATTGTTCTCTTCCTTTCGGGAATGGTGGCAATGATAATGTTGAGGACACTCTATCGTGACATTGCAAAGTATAATGAGCTTGAGACCCAGGAAGAAGCCCAAGAGGAGACTGGTTGGAAGCTTGTCCATGGGGATGTATTTAGGCCTCCTAACAACTCAGATTTGCTGTGTGTTTATGTTGGAACTGGTGTTCAATTTTTTGGGATGATACTAGTGACCATGATATTCGCCATCCTTGGGTTCCTTTCTCCTTCTAACCGGGGTGGGCTCATGACAGCTATGCTCTTGGTTTGGGTTTTCATGGGAATATTTGCTGGTTATTCTTCAACTCGCTTGTACAAAATGTTCAAAGGATCAGAGTGGAAAAAAATTGCCCTCAGGACTGCAACCTTATTCCCTGCAATTGTCTCTGTCATTTTCTTTATATTGAATACTCTCATATGGGGCCAAAAATCATCTGGAGCTGTGCCATTTGGTACGATGTTTGCTCTGGTCTTTTTATGGTTTGGGATCTCTGTTCCACTTGTTTTCGTGGGTAGCTATATTGGTTTCAAAAAACCTGCAATTGAGAATCCtgtgaaaacaaacaaaatcccAAGGCAGGTCCCTGAACAGGCCTGGTACATGAACCCAGCTTTCTCAGTTTTGATTGGGGGAATACTTCCATTTGGAGCTGTTTTCATTGAGCTTTTCTTTATCCTCACCTCAATCTGGTTGAATCAGTTTTACTACATCTTTGGGTTCCTCTTTTTGGTCTTCATCATCCTCGTTGTCACTTGTGCTGAAATAACCATTGTGCTCTGTTACTTCCAGTTGTGCAGTGAGGATTACTTGTGGTGGTGGCGGTCATACCTTACTTCTGGTTCTTCTGCACTATACCTCTTTCTTTATGCAACATTCTACTTCTTTACCAAGCTTGAAATCACAAAGTTGGTATCTGCAATATTTTACTTTGGGTACATGCTTATAGCTTCTTATGCATTTTTTGTGGTAACCGGTACTATTGGATTCTATGCATGCTTTTGGTTCACAAGACTCATCTACTCCTCTGTCAAAATTGATTAG